A DNA window from Pedobacter africanus contains the following coding sequences:
- a CDS encoding dicarboxylate/amino acid:cation symporter: MKQNRAGLITLSFITIAALLGVLKDFNIVNVPENVMMATRWLLAIELVAYAIIRKNLTTWILVCMVLGVFVGIDYPHVAVALQPLSKGFIKLVKTIVGPILFGTLVYGIAGHSDLKQVGRMAWKSMLYFYFATTIALFIGLAAINLTQAGVGVDIQNMPHNELPKPVKDAADESILSTLPEGVHWLYKTLAFFRNIFPENIVKSVYDAQILQIVIFSVIFGVGLAMVDEKKRKPMVDFCESLSETMFKFTNVIMYFAPIGVGAAMAYTVGHMGVDILKHLFMLVATLYMALIAFILIVLLPIALYIKLPIMKFISAIKEPVSIAFATTSSDAALPKAMSQMEKFGVPRKIVSFVIPTGYSFNLDGTTLYLSLASIFVAQAAGMHLSFGEQLLIVFTLMITSKGVAAIPRASLIILIATADQFGLPTFIIAAILGIDELMDMGRTSLNVIGNCLATVVIAKWEGEYNPDQVEIKEA, translated from the coding sequence ATGAAACAAAACCGGGCCGGGTTAATCACTTTGTCGTTTATCACCATTGCAGCATTGTTAGGTGTGCTAAAGGACTTTAACATAGTTAATGTTCCGGAAAATGTAATGATGGCAACCCGCTGGCTGCTGGCCATTGAGCTGGTAGCTTACGCAATAATAAGGAAGAACCTGACTACCTGGATACTGGTATGCATGGTGCTGGGCGTATTTGTGGGGATCGATTATCCGCATGTAGCCGTAGCCTTGCAGCCTTTGAGTAAAGGCTTTATCAAACTGGTTAAAACCATTGTAGGTCCTATTCTCTTTGGTACCCTGGTGTATGGTATTGCCGGTCATTCCGACCTGAAGCAGGTAGGGCGTATGGCCTGGAAATCGATGTTGTATTTCTATTTTGCCACTACAATAGCCCTGTTTATCGGATTGGCTGCCATCAACCTTACCCAGGCTGGTGTTGGTGTAGACATCCAGAATATGCCACATAATGAGCTGCCAAAACCTGTAAAAGATGCGGCAGATGAAAGCATACTGAGCACATTGCCTGAAGGGGTGCACTGGCTGTATAAGACCCTGGCCTTTTTCAGGAATATTTTCCCGGAGAATATTGTGAAGTCTGTTTACGATGCGCAGATCCTGCAGATCGTAATCTTTTCGGTTATTTTTGGTGTTGGTCTGGCGATGGTTGATGAAAAGAAACGCAAGCCTATGGTTGATTTCTGTGAAAGCCTGTCGGAAACCATGTTTAAGTTTACCAATGTCATCATGTATTTTGCCCCAATTGGGGTAGGTGCAGCTATGGCCTATACGGTGGGGCATATGGGAGTAGATATCCTGAAGCACCTCTTTATGCTGGTCGCTACATTGTATATGGCTTTAATAGCCTTTATACTTATTGTATTACTGCCAATCGCCCTGTACATCAAGCTTCCGATAATGAAATTTATCAGTGCCATTAAGGAGCCGGTTTCCATTGCTTTTGCCACCACGAGTTCTGATGCCGCACTGCCTAAGGCCATGAGCCAAATGGAAAAATTTGGTGTGCCCCGTAAAATCGTATCATTTGTAATTCCTACTGGGTATAGCTTTAACCTGGATGGAACCACACTTTACTTATCGCTTGCTTCTATATTTGTGGCGCAGGCTGCAGGGATGCACCTGAGTTTTGGTGAGCAGCTGCTGATTGTATTTACATTGATGATCACCAGCAAAGGCGTGGCTGCCATACCAAGGGCATCATTAATTATTTTGATTGCAACTGCAGACCAGTTTGGCCTGCCAACATTTATCATCGCCGCCATTCTGGGGATTGATGAGCTGATGGATATGGGACGGACCTCTTTAAACGTTATAGGAAATTGTCTGGCCACGGTAGTGATTGCCAAATGGGAGGGTGAGTACAACCCGGATCAGGTTGAAATTAAAGAAGCATAA
- the rplU gene encoding 50S ribosomal protein L21 translates to MYAIVNIAGQQFKVAKDQHLFVHRLQGDEGASIEFDNVLLVEDGGKISVGAPALKGATVSAKIVSHLKGDKVIVFKKKRRKGYKKKNGHRQYFTKIQISGISL, encoded by the coding sequence ATGTACGCAATAGTAAATATAGCAGGACAGCAATTCAAAGTTGCAAAAGACCAGCACCTTTTTGTACACCGTTTACAAGGGGATGAAGGCGCTAGTATTGAATTTGACAATGTATTGTTGGTTGAAGACGGTGGTAAAATCTCTGTAGGAGCTCCTGCATTGAAAGGCGCAACAGTTTCAGCTAAAATCGTGTCTCATTTAAAAGGTGATAAAGTAATCGTTTTCAAAAAGAAACGCAGAAAAGGTTACAAGAAGAAAAATGGTCACCGTCAGTATTTCACTAAGATCCAGATCTCTGGTATCAGTTTATAA
- the rpmA gene encoding 50S ribosomal protein L27 — protein sequence MAHKKGAGSSRNGRESHSKRLGIKIFGGQEAIAGNILVRQRGTKHHPDKGVGIGKDHTLFALVDGTVIFKKKQDNKSYVSVLPAAVAAPVAEKKAPAAKAAKAAAPVKEAKAESAPAKKAPAKKAVKAETEGTEAEATPAE from the coding sequence ATGGCACATAAAAAAGGAGCCGGTAGTTCGAGAAACGGACGTGAATCGCATAGCAAACGTTTAGGTATCAAAATCTTTGGTGGTCAGGAAGCTATCGCCGGAAACATTTTGGTACGTCAGCGTGGTACAAAACATCATCCTGATAAAGGAGTAGGTATTGGCAAAGACCATACTTTATTCGCTTTAGTTGATGGTACTGTAATTTTCAAAAAGAAACAAGACAATAAATCATATGTTTCTGTATTACCTGCAGCTGTAGCTGCTCCGGTTGCAGAGAAAAAAGCCCCTGCTGCTAAAGCTGCAAAAGCTGCTGCTCCTGTTAAGGAAGCTAAAGCTGAAAGCGCACCTGCTAAAAAAGCACCTGCAAAGAAAGCTGTTAAAGCTGAAACTGAAGGTACTGAAGCAGAAGCAACTCCTGCAGAATAG
- a CDS encoding helix-turn-helix domain-containing protein translates to MEEILSKKDIGERIRVLRLTNGLSQAFIANILNLSRSNYSQIELGNQYPTFNTLHEIARYYSKTYDWLLHGEEPAKTAAEHPAKIDLIINDLETSFRSFTMSLKRLEQELNHIKSRRAKVRA, encoded by the coding sequence ATGGAAGAAATTCTATCCAAGAAAGACATCGGGGAACGCATTAGGGTTCTGCGGTTAACAAATGGCCTTTCGCAGGCATTCATTGCCAATATCCTGAATTTATCAAGAAGTAATTATTCACAGATAGAGCTTGGCAATCAGTACCCTACATTCAACACGCTACATGAAATTGCCAGGTATTATAGCAAAACTTATGACTGGTTGCTGCATGGCGAAGAACCTGCAAAGACTGCCGCTGAGCATCCTGCGAAAATAGACCTTATTATAAATGATCTGGAAACGTCATTCAGGAGTTTTACCATGTCTTTAAAAAGGCTGGAGCAGGAACTAAACCACATTAAATCAAGAAGGGCCAAAGTAAGGGCCTGA